A region from the bacterium genome encodes:
- a CDS encoding alpha/beta hydrolase, translating into MSAKAKLINKNSVTSFLNGCILSLMLLPILFSLPVSSVRAAAPPAQPLSGPGGSDYPHTGVISSVHGQGDLKYYIFEPHGPKPEIAPLIVFAHGWGGINPTDYGSWINHLVRNGNIVVYPVYQTYRDMFTGFSAYTAHCMTAIQDALEELRRPGHVTPELDKFATVGHSLGGLLAANIASSCAAARAAGRADLPVAKAVMSVEPGGTPVLPLEDLSPIPADTLLLTVVGDQDKIVGSFDARKIFSRTSQIPLENKDFITLVSDYHGQPALVADHFAPTCESPLGSSLMPSLSDVFGGQKYASNALDFYGTWKLFDALTDAAFYGKNREYALGNTPQQRYMGTWSDGRPVKEMEVTDTP; encoded by the coding sequence ATGTCCGCCAAAGCAAAGCTGATAAATAAAAACTCTGTGACCAGTTTCCTGAACGGCTGCATTCTTTCTCTCATGCTGCTTCCCATCCTTTTCTCCCTCCCTGTCTCCAGTGTCCGGGCCGCAGCTCCACCTGCTCAACCCCTCAGCGGACCGGGCGGGTCCGATTACCCGCACACCGGAGTCATCTCCTCTGTCCATGGGCAGGGAGATCTTAAATATTATATCTTTGAACCGCATGGACCGAAACCCGAGATTGCGCCGCTCATTGTTTTCGCTCATGGATGGGGTGGCATAAATCCTACCGACTATGGCAGTTGGATCAACCATCTGGTCAGAAACGGGAATATTGTGGTTTATCCCGTGTATCAGACATATCGAGACATGTTCACGGGATTCTCAGCATATACCGCACATTGCATGACAGCCATCCAGGATGCCCTGGAAGAGCTCCGGAGGCCAGGGCATGTAACACCGGAGCTTGATAAATTCGCAACGGTAGGACACTCTCTTGGAGGGCTTCTGGCGGCTAATATTGCTTCCTCCTGTGCAGCCGCAAGAGCGGCAGGGCGGGCTGATCTGCCTGTCGCCAAAGCGGTTATGTCGGTCGAGCCGGGCGGAACGCCGGTTTTGCCGCTCGAGGATTTATCCCCGATTCCCGCTGATACGCTTTTGCTTACCGTGGTAGGCGATCAGGACAAAATCGTCGGCAGTTTTGATGCCAGGAAAATTTTTTCCCGCACCTCGCAAATCCCGCTTGAGAACAAGGATTTCATCACTCTGGTGTCTGACTATCATGGACAGCCTGCCCTGGTTGCAGACCATTTTGCCCCAACGTGCGAATCACCTCTGGGCAGCAGCCTGATGCCCAGCTTGAGCGATGTGTTCGGTGGTCAGAAATACGCCTCTAATGCCCTTGATTTTTATGGCACCTGGAAATTATTCGATGCGCTCACCGATGCCGCCTTTTATGGGAAAAACCGGGAATATGCTCTTGGCAACACTCCGCAGCAGCGCTATATGGGCACATGGAGTGATGGCAGGCCGGTAAAAGAGATGGAAGTCACCGATACGCCGTAG
- a CDS encoding DUF333 domain-containing protein — protein sequence MKRKTGFNKLFFAVTSLALVCFFTTPSIAQRKIDKGFSREEKIVVAAPDDPHAEVGIVSIGIGKGVSEGNNIPDNLVAPDDPYAEVGIVSIGPGKEVPEPIFDKYLISPQPSLLFAKPVLIAPASSYSFGRLTSYSPFADLGGYSRTAASFGNSYGNTFNAAPVWSSYPANAFNFGWSGSNSTSSSNLFGFNNSFSISNSSLFGLPSTAAGSNPVDWSRNSFGTYGTSSWSANPFNSSFGPFNYNFSGILAGSNDHTNDIGLANPAATFCKEHGGTYKIITDEDGSQRGVCIYGDGCECPDSLYFKGECQSCEDTTSRPEPVAPRYDGNTGNTGIPNPSAVNCEQNGGIYEIRTAEDGSQNGVCIFSDGTECDAWAFFRGECQSSYEGPEFYGGPEIAPQLGGQTGSVGIGNPASAYCKENGGISEIRTDADGSQYGVCIFSDKTECEEWAYFRGECQP from the coding sequence ATGAAACGCAAGACTGGATTCAACAAACTCTTCTTTGCAGTAACCTCATTGGCTTTAGTATGCTTTTTTACTACCCCGTCGATTGCCCAAAGGAAGATTGACAAAGGGTTTTCGAGGGAAGAAAAAATCGTTGTCGCAGCCCCGGATGATCCGCACGCGGAAGTCGGAATAGTATCGATCGGCATTGGCAAGGGGGTATCTGAAGGCAATAATATCCCGGATAATCTCGTAGCCCCGGATGACCCATATGCGGAAGTTGGAATAGTATCGATCGGCCCCGGTAAAGAAGTTCCCGAGCCAATATTTGACAAATACCTGATATCGCCGCAGCCCTCGCTGCTCTTTGCCAAGCCGGTTCTGATCGCACCAGCAAGCTCTTATAGCTTCGGCAGACTCACCAGCTACAGCCCGTTTGCCGACCTTGGCGGATACAGCAGGACCGCTGCCTCTTTCGGAAATTCTTATGGCAACACCTTCAATGCAGCCCCGGTCTGGTCCAGCTATCCTGCCAATGCCTTCAATTTTGGCTGGAGCGGCAGCAATTCGACCAGCAGCTCTAACCTGTTCGGGTTCAATAATTCTTTCTCCATCAGCAATTCCAGCCTCTTTGGGCTCCCCTCTACTGCTGCCGGTTCCAATCCGGTTGACTGGTCCAGGAATTCTTTCGGTACCTATGGTACATCGAGCTGGTCGGCCAATCCTTTTAACAGCAGCTTCGGTCCGTTTAATTACAACTTCAGCGGCATACTTGCCGGTTCCAATGACCATACAAACGATATCGGCTTAGCCAATCCTGCTGCAACCTTCTGCAAGGAACATGGCGGAACTTACAAAATCATAACCGATGAAGACGGCAGCCAGCGCGGGGTCTGCATCTATGGTGATGGATGTGAATGCCCCGATTCTCTGTACTTCAAGGGCGAGTGCCAGTCTTGTGAAGACACCACGTCCAGGCCGGAGCCCGTGGCACCCCGCTATGATGGAAATACGGGAAATACCGGCATACCCAATCCTTCAGCGGTCAACTGCGAACAAAATGGCGGCATCTATGAAATCAGAACCGCTGAAGACGGCTCTCAGAATGGAGTCTGCATCTTCAGTGACGGGACCGAATGCGATGCCTGGGCTTTCTTCAGGGGTGAGTGCCAGTCGTCTTACGAAGGCCCCGAATTTTACGGCGGTCCTGAGATAGCTCCTCAACTCGGCGGCCAGACAGGAAGTGTCGGCATAGGCAATCCTGCTTCGGCCTACTGCAAAGAAAATGGCGGAATCAGTGAAATCAGAACCGATGCAGATGGGAGCCAGTACGGAGTCTGCATCTTCAGCGACAAGACTGAATGTGAAGAGTGGGCTTACTTCAGGGGTGAGTGCCAGCCTTAA